GCAGGGTGCGATCCCGATCCAGGACGTGGGCCTGATCGACGCGGTCCGTACGGGGAAGGTCGAGCCGGTCGCGGCGCTGGAGGCCTTCGAGGACAGCAAGGCGGTACTGGCGGACGGCACGCGCATCTCCCCGGACACGGTGATCGCGGCGACGGGCTACCGCCGGGCGCTGGAAGGCCTGGTGGGCCATCTCGGCGTACTGGACGAGCGGGGAAGGCCGGTGACGCACCGGGGCCGGGCGGCGGCGCAGGCGCCGGGGCTCTTCTTCACCGGGTTCACCAACCCGATCAGCGGGATGCTGCGCGAGATATCGATCGACGCCCGCAGAATCGCCAAGTCGCTGGCCAAGGGCTGAGCGCCGTTCCCCAGGGTCGGCCGCGTGTGAGGACCTGGGGACGGCAAGGCGGAGCCGGGCTATTCGTCCGCGAAGATCTCCCCGGCGGCCGGGGAGGTGACGGCACGGGCGAGCCAGCGGCGCAGGATCGCGGGGTCCTCGCAGCCGGTGATGCGCTCGCGTGCCTTGTCGGGGACGTCGATGCCCCGCTGCTCCAGGACGAGCAGGATGTCCTCGGCGCGGCTTTCGACGCGGCCCTCGTCCCGGATCTCTTCCGAGAGGGGGGACTTGTAGAAAGAAAGGTCCACAGCCACCAGGTTCCTCCACTGTTGTGCGACCGGGCGGTTGCCCAGGCCTTGTGCGGTGAGTTCGACGATGGGGTCGGCGATGGTTTCCGGTGTGTCCCGCAGAGCGGTGGTTGTGCGGGCCGGTGCGGGAGATGTGCCGTTGGCACATGCCTGCGGCGTGTCTCGTGGCGAGCATAGGCATGTAACACCGCCCAAATACGGCCCAGTTGGCGACGTTCACCCGCAGGGGTGAGAGCGCCCGGCGGTCGGTCGGGCCCGCTTCCTTCGACAGGAGGTCCAGCTCGGCCCAGCCGTCTTCGCCACCCCCCGCAGGCGGGTAGTTCATGCACGAGGAGCCGAGGGGAAGGTGACGTACGATCCCCCCTCCCGCCAGGCTTTACGCGCAGGACTGTTCCTGACTGGTCGTCAGGTCTGTAATCTGACTATGCGTCAGTTGCTGTCCGACGAGCAGGAGCGGGGCTCAGCGATGCTTGGATCCACTCACGGCACCCTCACCTCCGACCTCCGCGCGCGCGTGGTGGCCTGCGGAGAGCACCCCCGCGATGCCGTCCACGAAACGGCCGCGGCCACCGCGTCCGCCGGTGATCTGGACGTCAGCGGGCGGGCCCTGTACGCCTCCGTGCCCGATCTGGACCGGTTCTTCCGGCCCGCCTCCGTCGCCGTCGTCGGGGCTTCCGATGCCGAGGGGCGGCCCAATACCGGCATCACCCGGCAGCTCATCGACTGGGCCGGGCGCGTCGGGGCCCGGCTGTATCCGGTGCATCCCACCCGGGAGACCGTCTTCGGGCTCGGCTGCCACGCCTCGGTCCGCGAGCTGCCCGAGCCGGTCGATCTCGCCGTGCTGCTGGTCGGCGACCCGCTGCCGGTGATCGAGGAACTCGCCGAGGCCAAGGTGAAGTTCGCCGTGGCCTTCGCCTCCGGGTACGCCGAGACCGGGGCGGAGGGCTCGGCGGCCCAGATACGGCTGGCGGCCGCGGTGGAACGCTCGGGGGTGCGGCTCCTCGGCCCCAACACCAACCTCAACGCCTTCGAGAGGTTCCGGGACGACCTGGACGGGCCGGCGATCGCGCTGATCACCCAGTCCGGGCACCAGGGGCGGCCCGTGTTCACCATGCAGGAGCTGGGCGTACGGCTCTCCCACTGGGCGCCGACGGGCAACGAGGCCGATCTGGAGACCGCCGACTTCATCTCGTACTTCGCCGAGCGCCCCGAGGTCGGGGCCATCGCCTGCTACGTGGAGGGGTTCAAGGACGGGCGCTCCTTCCTGCTCGCCGCCGACCGGGCGGCGCGGCGCGGAGTGCCGGTCGTCGCGGTGAAGGTCGGGCGCACCGAGACCGGGGCGCGGATGGCCGCCTCGCACACCGGCAAACTGACGGGCGCGGACCAGGTGGTGGACGCGGCGATGCGGCAGTTCGGCGTGATCCGGGTGGACGGGCTCGACGAACTCCAGGACACCTCGGCCCTGTTGGCGCGGGCACGGCCGCCGGTGGCCGACGGGGTCGTCGTCTACTCGATCTCGGGCGGCACGGGCGCGCACTTCTCGGACCTCGCGACGGCGGCCGGGCTGCCGATGCCCCAGCTGTCCGGGGCCAAGCAGGCCGAGCTGCACGAGTGGATACCGGAGTATCTGAGTGTGGCCAACCCCGTCGACAACGGCGGGCACCCCGTGGGCGACTGGCGCGGCCGCAAGATCATCGACGCGATTCTCGACGACCCGTCCGTCGGTGTGCTGATCTGTCCGATCACCGGTCCCTTCCCGCCGATGAGCGACAAGCTGGCGCAGGACCTGGTGGACGCGGCGGAGACCACGGACAAGCTGGTGTGCGTGGTGTGGGGGTCGCCGGTGGGGACGGAGGCGGCGTACCGCGAGACGCTGCTCGGGTCCTCACGGGTCGCCACCTTCCGTACCTTCGGGAACTGCATCACGGCCGTCCGCGCCTATCTGGACCACCATCGCTTCAGGGCCGGCTACCGCTCGCCCTTCGACGAGGCGCCGCGCACCCCTTCGCCCTCCTTCCGCAAGGCGCAGGCGCTGATGCGGCCGGGCAAGCAGCTGAGCGAGCACGCGGCGAAGCAGCTGCTGCGGGCGTACGGCATCCGGGTTCCGCGCGAGCAGCTGGTGACGAGCGCGGCGGCGGCGGTGCGGGCGGCGGGCCTGGTCGGCTACCCGGTCGTCATGAAGGCGTCGGGGACGCAGCTCGCCCACAAGACCGAACTGGGCCTGGTCAAGGTCGGGCTGACCTCGGCCAGCCAGATCCGCGACGCCTACCGCGAGCTGACGGACATCGCCCGTTACGAGGGCGTGGACCTGGACGGGATCCTGGTCTGCCAGATGGTCGAGCGGGGCGTGGAGATGGTCGTCGGGGTCACCCAGGACGCGCTCTTCGGCCCGACGGTGACGGTGGGCCTGGGCGGGGTACTGGTGGAGATCCTGCACGACGCGGCGGTACGCGTCCCGCCCTTCGGCGAGGACCAGGCCCGCTCGATGCTCGGCGAACTGCGCGGCCGGGCCCTGCTGGCGGGCGTACGGGGTGGCCCGCCGGTGGACGTGGACGCGCTGGTGGAGGTCGTGCTGCGGGTCCAGCGGATGGCGCTGGAGCTGGGCGACGAGCTGTCCGAGCTGGACATCAACCCGCTGATGGTGCTGCCGCGGGGGCAGGGCGCGGTGGCGCTGGACGCGCTGGCGGTGTGCCGGTGATCCGGGTGCGCCGAGCCGCCGCTTCGACCGTACGGAACGGAGGAACCGCATGACCGACGAGTCGCTGGTACTGCACAGCGCGGACAACGGGGTCTCGTGGATCACCCTCAACCGCCCCGAGGCGATGAACGCGCTCACCTGGGACCAGCGGGAGAGGATCATCGCGCTGCTCGCGGAGGCGTCCGCCGGCCCCGAGGTGCGGGCCGTCGTCATCACCGCGACCGGCAAGGGGTTCTGCGCGGGGGCGGATCTGCGCGGGACGCCGTCGACCGGCCGGGAGCGGATCCCCGGCGATGTGGCACGGACGATCCGGCTCGGCGCGCAGCGCCTGATCGGGGCCGTACTCGACTGCGAGAAGCCGGTGATCGCCGCGGTCAACGGCACCGCCGCCGGCATCGGCGCGCATCTCGCGTTCGCCTGCGATCTCGTACTGGCGGCGGAACCGGCGAAGTTCATCGAGGTGTTCGTACGGAGGGGGCTCGTCCCGGACGGCGGCGGGGCGTATCTGCTGCCCCGGCTGATCGGCCCGCAGCGCGCGAAGGAGCTGATGTTCTTCGGGAACTCCCTGTCGGCTGCCGACGCCGAGCGCATCGGACTCGTCAACCGGGTGGTCGCGGCGGAGGAGTTGGAGAAGACGGCGCGCGAGTGGGCGGAGCGCCTGGCGGCGGGCCCCACGCGGGCGCTGGCCCTCACCAAGCAGCTGGTGAACGCCTCACTGGAGTCCGACCGGGCCACGGCTTTCGCCGCCGAGGCGGCCGCGCAGGAGATCAACATGACGACGCGGGACGCGAACGAGGGGGTGGCGAGCTTCGTGGAACGCCGGACTCCCTGGTACGAGGGTCGCTGAGGCTTCCAATCTGACGCACCGTCAGCTTCAATGAGAGATGTGATGGGACACGCAGGGATGGCGGCCACCGCCGTCCGATACCTCAGGTCGGTCGGGGCCCCCACGGCCACCGAGCCCTTCGACGCCTTGCCGCGCCCGGACCTGCGGGCCGTCGGCGACGACGAACGGCTGCCCGTCGAGGCGGCCGAATTCCGGCGTGTGCTGGGGCACTTCGCGACCGGTGTCACCGTCGTCACGGCGTACGACGAGGACGGACCGGCCGGGTTCGCCTGCCAGTCCTTCGCCTCCCTGTCACTCGATCCGCCGCTGGTCGCCTTCATGGTCGCCCGCACGTCGACGACCTGGCCGCGCATAGCCCGCGCCGGGTCCTTCTGCGTCAACGTCCTCGGTGCGCACCAGGGCGAGCTGTGCCGGGGGTTCGCGGTGAGCGGCGCGGACAAGTTCGCCGGCGTCGCGCACACCGCCGCGCCCGTGACCGGGTCGCCGCTGCTGGAGGGCGTGCCGGCCTGGATCGACTGCACGATCCAGACGGTGCACACCGGCGGCGACCACCTGATCGTGGTGGGCCGGGTGGAGGCACTGGGCGCGGCGGACGAGGGCGCGCCGCTGCTGTTCCACCGGGGGAAGTTCGGGCGCTTGCGGGACTGAACCCGCCGAGGCGCGTGCCGCCGCACCTGTTGCCTGCCCAATTCACGATCGAGTGAACGAGAGGCGTTCCGCAGCACGGCGCGATAGCCTGTTCATAACGTCCCTGTTATGACATGGGGCGAGGTCGAAGTCGAGCCGGAGGTGGAGAAGTGGTTCCTCGGGCTGAGTCAGCAGCATCGCGGTACGACTGCGTTCTACGTGGAACTGCTGGCGACCTACGGCGTCCTCCTCGGCGAGCCGTACAGCAAACAGTTGGACGGCAAACTCAGAGAGCTGCGCTTCCACCTCGATGGTGAGGCAATGCGCATCACCTACTGGATAGCGAGCGGGCGTCGCATCATCCTGCTCACAGTCTTCCGCAAGCAACGGATGCGAGAGAGTGCCGAGGTCGAGCGAGCCGTCCGGGCGATGCGCAATTGCTTCGCCGAGGAGCACACAGTGGATGAGGAGTGACGGGATGAGCGGCCGGAAGAAGTGGGCCGAGTTGAGGGAGGAAGCCCTCGCTCACCCTGAGGCCCAGGAAGCGTACGAAGCGACCCGGATCCGCTTTGAACTCGGCCGCGCTGTGCGTGAGCGCCGGGAGGCGCTCGGGATGACCCAGGCCCAGCTCGCTGAAGCCGCCGGCCTTCAGCAGCCCGCTGTGGCGCGGTTCGAGGCGGGCGGGACGATGCCCACCCTGCCCCTCCTGGAGCGCTTCGCCTCCGCGCTCGGTATGCGGCTCAGCGTCGGTTTCGAGCCGCTCGACCGAGCGAGCTGAGGGGGCCGTCCGGCCCGGCAGGTGTGCCGTACGCCGGTATCGGTCGGGACGGGCCTACCCGACCGGGTCGGCCGCCTTCACCAGCGAGACGGGCGACACCGGCGGCAGCTTCGCCAGTGGCTTGCGGCGGATCACGAGAGCCATCAGCGCCGCCGCCGCGCACAGCGCCCCCGACGCGTACCAGACCACGTCGTACGAGCCGAACACATCCCGCGCCACACCGCCCCCGAAGGCCACGATCGCCGCGCCCACCTGGTGCGACGCCAGGACCCAGCCGAAGACGATCGCGCTGTCGTCGCCGTAGTGCTCGCGGCACAGGGCGATCGTCGGCGGGACCGTCGCCACCCAGTCCAGGCCGTAGAAGACGATGAAGAACAGCATCGGCGGGTGGACGGACGGGGCGAGCAGCATCGGCAGGAAGAGCAGGCTGATGCCCCGCAGCGCGTAGTACACCGACAGCAGCCGGCGCGCCTCGAAGCGGTCGGTGAACCAGCCCGATGCGATCGTGCCGACGACATCGAAGACGCCGATCACCGCGAGCAGCGAAGCGGCCGCCGTGATCGGCATGCCGTGGTCGTGGGCCGCGGGCACGAAGTGGGTCTTGACCAGGCCGTTCGTTGAGGCGCCGCAGATCGCGAAGGTGCCGGCCAGCAGCCAGAACGGGCCTGTGCGGGCCGCCCGGACCAGGACCGTGATCGCGCGGCGGGCCGCGCCCCGGACCGGGTCCGGCTTGGGGGTGAAGCCCTCCGCGCCGTACGCCGCGATCCCCACGTCCGCCGGGTGGTCCCGCAGCAGCAGCCAGACGAAGGGGACGACGGCGAGCGCCGACAGCGCGACCGTGATCGAGGCCGGGCGCCAGCGGTGGTTCTCGACCAGCCAGGACAGGAGAGGGAGGAAGACCAGCTGGCCGGAGGCGCCGGCCGCAGTGAGGATGCCGGTGACCAGTCCGCGTCGCTGGACGAACCAGCGGTTGGTGACCGTCGCGGCGAAGGCCAGCGCCATCGAGCCGCTGCCCAGGCCGACCAGGACGCCCCAGTACATGACCAGTTGCCAGGACGTCGTCATGAAGACGGTCAGCCCGGAGCCGACCGCGATGACCGTCAGGGCGACCGCGACCACCCGGCGGATGCCGAAGCGGTCCATCAGCGCCGCGGCGAACGGCGCGGTGAGCCCGTACAGCGCGAGATTCACCGAGACCGCGAAGCCGATCGTGCCGCGCGACCAGTCGAACTCCTCGTGCAGCGGCTCGATCAGCAGACCCGGCAGCGAGGCGAAGGCGGCGGCGCCGATGATCGTCACGAACGTGACGACGGCGACGAACCACGCGCGGTGGATACGGATCCGCGGAGGGCGAAGAGAAGGAGGGCTGTCGTGCTGCGGCTCAGTTGTCTGGGGCACGTCACTCAGCATCCGGGGGCCGGTCAACCGTAACGAGTGGCCCGTAGGACAGCATTCGATAGGATCGGGCCATGGGTGACGTAAAGAGCATCACAACGCATCGGGTCGTCGTACTGGCGCTGACCGGGCTGCTCCCCTTCGAGCTCGGCATCCCTCACCGGATCTTCGGCCGGGCCAAGGACGCGGACGGCCGTCCCCTGTACGAGATCGTCACCTGCGCGCTCCTGCCGGGCTCCGTCCGCACCGACGCCGACTTCGACGTCCACGTCGATCACGGCCCCGCGGCGCTCGCCACCGCGGACACCGTCGTCATCCCCGCCTCGTACGAGCTGGGCCCGGTCTTCGACGAGGGCCGGCTCACCGACGAGCTGGCCGACGCCCTCGCGCACATCCGGCCCGGCACCCGCCTGGTCTCCATCTGCACCGGCGGCTACGTCCTCGCCGCCGCCGGGCTGCTCGACGGCCGGCCTGCCACCACCCACTGGTCGCATGCCGAGCACTTCCAGCGGCTCTTCCCGTCCGTCAAGGTCGACGCGGACGTCCTCTTCATCGACGACGGCGACGTGCTCACATCGGCGGGCGTCGCGGCGGGCATCGACCTGTGCCTGCACATCGTGCGGCGCGACCACGGCACGGCCGTCGCCAACGAGGTCGCGCGCAGCACCGTCGTACCGCCGCACCGGGACGGCGGGCAGGCCCAGTACATCCAACGCCCCGTCCCCGAACCGCAGTTGGCCACCACGACCGCCGCCCGGGGCTGGGCGCTCGGGCGGCTGCACGAGCCGATCCAGCTGCGCGACATGGCGGAGCAGGAGTCCATGAGCGTACGGACCTTCACGCGCCGCTTCCGCGAGGAGGTCGGCGTCAGCCCGGGCCAGTGGCTGACGCGGCAGCGCGTGGAGCGGGCCCGGCACCTGCTGGAGTCCACGGATCTGTCGGTCGACCAGGTGGCGCGGGACGCGGGCTTCGGTACGGCGCAGTCGATGCGGCAGCATCTGCAGTCGGTGCTGGGGGTTCCGCCCACCGTGTACCGGCGCACCTTCCGCGCGGGCGGCGAGCTCAGAACGGGCGAGCTCAGAACGTAAGCACGCCGCGCGCCACCCGCCCATGGTGCGCATCGTCCGCCGCCTTCGCGAAGTCCTCGATCCGGTAGGTCTCGGTGACCAGCTCGTCCAGCAGCAGCCTGCCCTGGCGGTACAGCTCGGCGTACAGCGCGATGTCGTGCTGCGGGCGCGAGGAACCGTAGCGGCAGCCCAGGATCGACTTGTCCAGGAACATCGCCGCAGGCACGAAGGACGCCTCCGCCGTCGCCGCCGGCATGCCCAGGATGATCGCCTGGCCGTGCCGGTCGAGCAGCTCGATCGCCTGCCGGATCAGGCCCACGTGCCCGACGCACTCGAAGACGTGATCGGCGCCGGTCGGCAGGATCTCCCGTACGCCGGCCGCCGATTCGAGGAAGTCGGTCGCCCCGAACTGCCTGGCCACCGCCTCCTTCGCCGGGTTCGAGTCGACGGCGACGATCGCGGACGCGCCCGCGATCCGCGCGCCCTGGAGGACATTGAGCCCGATGCCGCCCGTCCCGATGACGACGACGGTGTCACCGCGGTCGACCTTCGCGCGGTTCAGTACGGCTCCGACTCCCGTGAGCACCCCGCAGCCGATCAGCGCGGCCGAGGTCAGCGGCAGATCGGAGGGGATCCTCACCGCCTGGACGGCCTTCACGATGGTGCGTTCCGCGAAGGCGGAGTTGGAGGCGAACTGGAAGAGCGGTTCACCACCGCGCGAGAAGGGGCGGCCGGGCCGCCCGATCGCCTTGCGGCACATCGTGGGCCTGCCGCGGTCGCAGTCCGCGCACGCGCCGCAGTTGGCGAGGGTGGACAGCGAGACATGGTCGCCGGGTGCGACATGGCCGACGCCCGCGCCGACCGCCTCGACGACACCCGCGCCCTCGTGCCCGAGAACCACCGGTACGGGGAAGGGGATCGTGCCGTCGATCACCGACAGATCGCTGTGGCACAGCCCGGCGGCGGCGACGGCGACCAGCACCTCGCCGGGGCCCGGGTCCCGTATCTCCAGATCGTCAACCACCTGGGGCTGCTTGCCGTCGAAGACGACGCCTCTCATCGGGGCTCCCTCGGTAGGCCGAGCACCCGCTCGGCGATGATGTTGCGCTGGATCTCGTCCGAGCCGCCGTAGATGGTGTCGGCGCGGGTGAAGAGGAACAGCCGCTGGAGGGCGTCGAGTTCGTAGGGACGCTCAGCGCTCCAGTCGTACGGACCTGCCGCCGCGCCCGCGCCGCGTACGGCCATGGCGAGTTCGCCGAGCCGCTGGTGCCAGCCGCCCCACAGCAGCTTGGCGACGCTCGGGGCGCCCGGGTCGCCGCCCGGACCGGCCAGGGTCCGCAGGGCGTTGAACCGCATGATGCGCAGCTCGGCCCACTGGCGTACGAGCCGGTCCTTGAGCACCGGGTCGTCGACGGCCCCGCTCTCGGCGGCCAGCCGCACCACCCGCGCCAGCTCCTCGGCGAAGCCGATCTGCTGGACGAGCGTGGACACGCCGCGCTCGAGGGCGAGCAGGCCCATGGCCACGCGCCAGCCGTTGCCCTCGCCGCCGACGACGTGACCGGCCGAGGCGAGTGCGCCGTCGAAGAAGACCTCGTTGAACTCTGCCGTGCCCGACATCTGGCGGATGGGGCGTACGTCGATACGGCCCGGCTGGTCCATCGGCACGAGCAGGAACGAGAGCCCGTGGTGGCGCCGGGACCCGGCCTCGGTCCGCGCCAGCACGAAACACCAGTCGGCTTCGTGGGCGAGCGAGGTCCAGATCTTCTGGCCGCTGATCCGGTGGACGTCGCCGTCCCGGACGGCGGCGGTCCGCACCGCGGCGAGGTCCGAGCCGGCGCCGGGCTCGCTGTAGCCCTGGCACCAGAGCTCCTCGCCGCGGGCGACGGCGGGCAGGAAACGGTCCTGCTGCGCCTGGCTGCCGTAGGCGATGAGGGTGGGCGCGAGGAGGTTCTCGCCGATGTGCCCGAGGCGGCCGGGGGCGCCGGCGCGGGCGTACTCCTCGGCCCAGACGACCTGCTGGGTCAGGGTGGCCCGGCGGTTCCCGTACGCGCCGGTGTCCCAGCCGAGGCCGATCCATCCGGCGCGGCCGAGCTCGCGCTCCCAGGCGCGGAGGCCGGCGGAGCCGGCGGGGTCCCGGGTCATGTGCTGCCCGAGCCAGGCGCGGGCGTCCGTGCGGAACGCGTCGTCGGCCGGGCCGAACTCGAAGTCCACGTCTTCTCCAAGGAGTTGAGGGTTCCCCTGCCCGCCCCTTCCCGCTGTATCGATGTGCGGCTCCGCCGCGTGGGGGGCTGCGCCCCCAGACCCCGTACGGCTTCGGCCGTGTCCTCGATCGCCGGACGGGCTGGATACTCCAGCTACCCGTTCGGGCGGGCGCCCGACGACGCCGCTCGCGCCATCTCCTCCAGCTGCGCCAGCATCGGCATCGGGTCCACCCCCACCGTCCCCGGCAGAAAGTCCGCGATCCTCTCCGGCGTCCACCCGCCCTCCGCGTAACCCGCTCGCAGCTCCCTCGGCTGCGCCCACACCGCGATCTTCGGGCCCGCGATCGTGTAGACCTGACCCGTGATCCGCTCCTTGCGGGCGCGGTCGGAGAGCAGGTAGACGACCAGCGCCGCCACATCCTCCGGCTCCCCGATCTCCTTCAGCTCCATCGGGACGTTCGCCGACATCCGCGTACGCGCCACCGGCGCCACCGCGTTCGCCGTCACCCCGTACTTGTGCAGGCCCAGCGCCGCGCTCCGCACCAGCGAGATGATCCCGCCCTTCGCGGCCGAGTAGTTCGCCTGCGC
The Streptomyces lunaelactis genome window above contains:
- a CDS encoding helix-turn-helix domain-containing protein, whose amino-acid sequence is MSGRKKWAELREEALAHPEAQEAYEATRIRFELGRAVRERREALGMTQAQLAEAAGLQQPAVARFEAGGTMPTLPLLERFASALGMRLSVGFEPLDRAS
- a CDS encoding flavin reductase family protein yields the protein MAATAVRYLRSVGAPTATEPFDALPRPDLRAVGDDERLPVEAAEFRRVLGHFATGVTVVTAYDEDGPAGFACQSFASLSLDPPLVAFMVARTSTTWPRIARAGSFCVNVLGAHQGELCRGFAVSGADKFAGVAHTAAPVTGSPLLEGVPAWIDCTIQTVHTGGDHLIVVGRVEALGAADEGAPLLFHRGKFGRLRD
- a CDS encoding enoyl-CoA hydratase/isomerase family protein: MTDESLVLHSADNGVSWITLNRPEAMNALTWDQRERIIALLAEASAGPEVRAVVITATGKGFCAGADLRGTPSTGRERIPGDVARTIRLGAQRLIGAVLDCEKPVIAAVNGTAAGIGAHLAFACDLVLAAEPAKFIEVFVRRGLVPDGGGAYLLPRLIGPQRAKELMFFGNSLSAADAERIGLVNRVVAAEELEKTAREWAERLAAGPTRALALTKQLVNASLESDRATAFAAEAAAQEINMTTRDANEGVASFVERRTPWYEGR
- a CDS encoding acetate--CoA ligase family protein; translation: MLGSTHGTLTSDLRARVVACGEHPRDAVHETAAATASAGDLDVSGRALYASVPDLDRFFRPASVAVVGASDAEGRPNTGITRQLIDWAGRVGARLYPVHPTRETVFGLGCHASVRELPEPVDLAVLLVGDPLPVIEELAEAKVKFAVAFASGYAETGAEGSAAQIRLAAAVERSGVRLLGPNTNLNAFERFRDDLDGPAIALITQSGHQGRPVFTMQELGVRLSHWAPTGNEADLETADFISYFAERPEVGAIACYVEGFKDGRSFLLAADRAARRGVPVVAVKVGRTETGARMAASHTGKLTGADQVVDAAMRQFGVIRVDGLDELQDTSALLARARPPVADGVVVYSISGGTGAHFSDLATAAGLPMPQLSGAKQAELHEWIPEYLSVANPVDNGGHPVGDWRGRKIIDAILDDPSVGVLICPITGPFPPMSDKLAQDLVDAAETTDKLVCVVWGSPVGTEAAYRETLLGSSRVATFRTFGNCITAVRAYLDHHRFRAGYRSPFDEAPRTPSPSFRKAQALMRPGKQLSEHAAKQLLRAYGIRVPREQLVTSAAAAVRAAGLVGYPVVMKASGTQLAHKTELGLVKVGLTSASQIRDAYRELTDIARYEGVDLDGILVCQMVERGVEMVVGVTQDALFGPTVTVGLGGVLVEILHDAAVRVPPFGEDQARSMLGELRGRALLAGVRGGPPVDVDALVEVVLRVQRMALELGDELSELDINPLMVLPRGQGAVALDALAVCR
- a CDS encoding MFS transporter, with protein sequence MLSDVPQTTEPQHDSPPSLRPPRIRIHRAWFVAVVTFVTIIGAAAFASLPGLLIEPLHEEFDWSRGTIGFAVSVNLALYGLTAPFAAALMDRFGIRRVVAVALTVIAVGSGLTVFMTTSWQLVMYWGVLVGLGSGSMALAFAATVTNRWFVQRRGLVTGILTAAGASGQLVFLPLLSWLVENHRWRPASITVALSALAVVPFVWLLLRDHPADVGIAAYGAEGFTPKPDPVRGAARRAITVLVRAARTGPFWLLAGTFAICGASTNGLVKTHFVPAAHDHGMPITAAASLLAVIGVFDVVGTIASGWFTDRFEARRLLSVYYALRGISLLFLPMLLAPSVHPPMLFFIVFYGLDWVATVPPTIALCREHYGDDSAIVFGWVLASHQVGAAIVAFGGGVARDVFGSYDVVWYASGALCAAAALMALVIRRKPLAKLPPVSPVSLVKAADPVG
- a CDS encoding Zn-dependent alcohol dehydrogenase — encoded protein: MRGVVFDGKQPQVVDDLEIRDPGPGEVLVAVAAAGLCHSDLSVIDGTIPFPVPVVLGHEGAGVVEAVGAGVGHVAPGDHVSLSTLANCGACADCDRGRPTMCRKAIGRPGRPFSRGGEPLFQFASNSAFAERTIVKAVQAVRIPSDLPLTSAALIGCGVLTGVGAVLNRAKVDRGDTVVVIGTGGIGLNVLQGARIAGASAIVAVDSNPAKEAVARQFGATDFLESAAGVREILPTGADHVFECVGHVGLIRQAIELLDRHGQAIILGMPAATAEASFVPAAMFLDKSILGCRYGSSRPQHDIALYAELYRQGRLLLDELVTETYRIEDFAKAADDAHHGRVARGVLTF
- a CDS encoding type II toxin-antitoxin system RelE/ParE family toxin; the protein is MTWGEVEVEPEVEKWFLGLSQQHRGTTAFYVELLATYGVLLGEPYSKQLDGKLRELRFHLDGEAMRITYWIASGRRIILLTVFRKQRMRESAEVERAVRAMRNCFAEEHTVDEE
- a CDS encoding acyl-CoA dehydrogenase family protein, with the translated sequence MDFEFGPADDAFRTDARAWLGQHMTRDPAGSAGLRAWERELGRAGWIGLGWDTGAYGNRRATLTQQVVWAEEYARAGAPGRLGHIGENLLAPTLIAYGSQAQQDRFLPAVARGEELWCQGYSEPGAGSDLAAVRTAAVRDGDVHRISGQKIWTSLAHEADWCFVLARTEAGSRRHHGLSFLLVPMDQPGRIDVRPIRQMSGTAEFNEVFFDGALASAGHVVGGEGNGWRVAMGLLALERGVSTLVQQIGFAEELARVVRLAAESGAVDDPVLKDRLVRQWAELRIMRFNALRTLAGPGGDPGAPSVAKLLWGGWHQRLGELAMAVRGAGAAAGPYDWSAERPYELDALQRLFLFTRADTIYGGSDEIQRNIIAERVLGLPREPR
- a CDS encoding GlxA family transcriptional regulator, whose product is MGDVKSITTHRVVVLALTGLLPFELGIPHRIFGRAKDADGRPLYEIVTCALLPGSVRTDADFDVHVDHGPAALATADTVVIPASYELGPVFDEGRLTDELADALAHIRPGTRLVSICTGGYVLAAAGLLDGRPATTHWSHAEHFQRLFPSVKVDADVLFIDDGDVLTSAGVAAGIDLCLHIVRRDHGTAVANEVARSTVVPPHRDGGQAQYIQRPVPEPQLATTTAARGWALGRLHEPIQLRDMAEQESMSVRTFTRRFREEVGVSPGQWLTRQRVERARHLLESTDLSVDQVARDAGFGTAQSMRQHLQSVLGVPPTVYRRTFRAGGELRTGELRT